gaaaaacaaatgacatgtttaattcatttttagttaattaatcttttatttaaattcattcaaATCTGATACTTAAGCAATGAAACTGAATTTTTCCGTGACgagaatataataaattcgTCAACGTTCTctatattacaaataattaaatttcagataaaacaaaatacaaaaacaattaaatatatatatgcattatgCTTTTATAAGCATTATTTAGGTAATTACTTGAAGTGTTTTACAAAgaagaaaattcaataaaaattctgTTAATCTAAGAACACAAATTTCAAGTCTAAGTgctttaaatacttatatgaaaattcaaacatttgcattaagcTTTCATAAAGGAACAATCTGCACTTAGGCATACATTCATAATTGATGtctaagttttttttttggtttggtttggatttattttagcatactttcgttgcttgttgctgcaataCATATAAgattaaaagtaaatgaaatgtatACCTTGTACacatttacattaaataaaacaagaaacACATTTCCAATCCTACTTACTCCTTAACagtttattgcaataaatgtgGTTTGGAAATTCCTTTGAAGTAAGGCAATCCTTGTTTTTTCCGGAACCACTTGAATGATTTAAATGTTCTGCAGAATGTTGTTAGGCCTTTTATGGTAGATTCGATTGGCACTTGATCCTGTGAATTAGAATTGGATATACTGAAAGGACTAAATTATTAATCctaggtaaaaaaaaaacccttcTGTGTAGTAGTTTGATTGAATCTGGACTGTTTTATTGCTAAAtctatattttatgcacttttgctttgattatatattaacattttttttgtttcgttatTAAACATTTGGAATGTATTAgaataaaaacttatttttactttcttgttgattttgttgtagttattACAATCCAATAGTATTAAAGATTGAAGCAATTTAAtgctacattttaaaaaacttGATAATAGTTGTACagaatacaaaatatgaagtggtcttttttatttgccaggtatgtaaaataagtttaatgtgtttgttatatattaaaagaatAGCGTATTAACACAATTCttcaaattttatgtaaaGAATATTGAATATGCCTTTTGAATAATTCCAGCAAGCGCACATTCTTAACACTAAAATAGatatttgcatacaatatattttttttattttaatgggGATTTTTCTTTATACAATTTACGGCAAAAATCATAGAcacgcatatacatacattttaatttgtcgCGAGTTTTTACAGTCTGcagaaaatttgaaattgatttgataCTGCGATTTTGCAACTATGTGCTACAAGCGTTAACAAATACGAAACAAAACTTATTtggtaattataattattatacaaaagcaagcaaacaaaataagtaCACGATTAACTGGCGGTGGAGGAAAAGTAGTTTTAATGCGGATGCTCTAAAGTTGCAGCTGTTTTATTGCACTGTGTCGCTGATCTTGATACGACTGATGATCAGTGACACAACGATGAACAGAGATTAGTCAACTCCGGAGAACCCTTGACTTCCTTCAATAGCCTTAATCAACTTATCTTTTAGTTGCAGGTATCCTTCATACGGCGGAAGGTCCAATCgattaaagctaaaattcaCGACggttaatttcatttgaatgcATATAATATAGCAATGAATGTTACTTACCATGTATGGGCACGGGGATAATTATTAGGGCTGCCCCATTTTTCAATAGTAAACATTTGTGGCCCGTTAGAACCGTAGAGTTCCTTGAAACCATTCATAGGCACACGTGAAGTTCCAGtcacaaattgcaaaagacGCGAacgcatttcatttgaaaaggACAAGACGGCGCGCCAGAACCATTGAATAATAATGTGATTCATATGGTAGTCGCCCTTATACAACGTATTTTCTCGCCAATCCCGGACATCGATGTTCTGTATGCCGCACATAAGTAACTCCAATTCATGTTCGTCAAAAATCTTAATGAGATTAAGAGGTATTATGGATCCAAATCCATCCAAGAAAGCCATCATTTGGTCCTTAACGCGAGCAACAAATCGCCACTCAATTACAAGTCTgtaataatgattattttcatttaaatgttagcgactttatacatatttataaatttaaaagactTACTTAATGTATTCATCCTTATTCTCATTTGTCACTTCAATATTTGCACCGCCAGATTTTAATTCATGCTGACTTTTTTGGCCAAATACATCTTCATCAAGACAAAATGTTAACTCTAATGTGCGTGGGTCGTTTTCTTTGATCCACATCAATGAATTATAATACTCTGTATCCACAGATTCCATATCTTTTAGATCGATGGGCTTTTGTAGCATCATTTTATAAAAGGGACGTATGAAAAAAGCGTCTAATAACTTTCCATGATATACAGCCATGCCTGCGATGCGGCCAATAaatctgaaattaaattaatcaaaagttattaattcaatttaattcaatcgAAATAAACGCAGCTCTTActtaaaataacttaaatgTTCTTCGTTACACAAACCGCTGccattgtttatttgtaaagTGTAGTTATCCATAGCGGAGTATTCGAACAGTCCATAATATGGATTAAACATTTCTTTGGATAGTAAATAAAACCATTCTCTAGCAAGTCCTCCataatctaaaataaaaaatagtataaataaggtatacaaatatatttcaacagTCACATACCTAATCCTGTTTCTCCTTCGAACTCCACCcatagtttagtttttagtaaGTCTGTTTTCGTGACCGAACTAATAATTCTATATGAATCCTCCAAAATCGATGTACGGCGTATAcgtatttcaaatttatttggtACATTTGTCTGTCAAAGAGAACATTTTTATAGTTaggcttaaagtttaatattaatcatACTTACAGGTTTTCTGATAtgacttttaaaatattcatatttctGTTTGTAATCTCGTGAGTACGGTACCGCCTGACCTGCAATATTTGGATTTGACAACCGAGGATCCTCCCATTGAGTTGTTCGCGTATCTGTTCAAAGGTAAGTACGAAAATAAGTGCCAAGTACAAATGAAGTACAAATTGTACTTACTATGATCTATGTAGAAAACGCGTCCGTCTGTATGTACACGTTCCTCCCAACCTTCGGGCAATGGTCCCAGGTCATCCTCAACACGGCGAGTTTGATTAGGCATTGGACTAGCACGACCATTACGCGGGTCAATCCAAGTTGTTCTGCGCGCTTCATGATCAATGAAGAAGGTCCGACCGTTAGGTGCGACTTGCATAGACCAGCGTGGTGGTAGGGCTTCCTCTTCACCAACTGGaggctaaaaatatatacatatatatataaagtatgcAAGTATAGTTGTAAATTGATTGGAGGCTCATGCTTAATTCAATATATGaatgtgcatatttataacTGATTAGGAAAAAATGATTACTTGATCTGTTGGCATTGCAGCATTGTCTTCCTCGGAATTTCTTCGCGTGGATGGGACTGAGTTCTCTGATGGATTTTGGCTGTCAGTGTGATCGGGCTCATCATTCTAATTTAATATGGATACGaacagtttttgtttgcgtttgcattaaatttggaataaaataaaaataaattacagaaAATTATATGTCACTAACGTAAAAGATTGTGGAAACaatgatttaaaataatattaagacaatggcaaacaattattaagtaaaataacTTATAAGTTGGCCTTATGTCGACATATTATTccttatatatctatatgtattatattatatttgtattcttgtgcaatattaattcattcgaaaaacaaaacaaaagatgTGTAACAAACATGCAGAGCACTAATTAAAGTAATGAATACGTAACAGAAATTCACATGACATACCGCTGTGCGTCCTCCCTCTGTCTCATCCACACTAATGTGGAATCGTCTTTGGAAATCGGAGGCCAACTGATCAATGTTTTGTACATTGTTGGTATTTAGTCTGTCAGAAATGTTtgtgttaattattttcaaataggCGTTTAAAAGTTGTCAGCTTACACAGAAGGCCTCTCCCATTGAGTGGTACGCGCCGTATGATTTACGTAATATGTACGTCCATTTGCATCTTGTCTTTCCTCCCAGCCAGCAGGCAAGGCATCATTTCCTCCAGTTTGAAACGCATGCTAAAAAGTCCAAGCCAATAAAATAGAATTACGCATGAGAGTGATTGAAACAATCCGTGAGGACTTACTGGCTGCGATGATGCCTCTTCAGAGTTCGTGGCTTCTACGTGCTCCCAC
The DNA window shown above is from Drosophila busckii strain San Diego stock center, stock number 13000-0081.31 chromosome 3L, ASM1175060v1, whole genome shotgun sequence and carries:
- the LOC108599679 gene encoding E3 ubiquitin-protein ligase Nedd-4 isoform X3, which translates into the protein MSARTNSEVLASSSTSDGPRPPPRRRAASVVGQHQQSLDYSNGHAPRRSLAAVNDSGESSHLRIVVLGGKSLAKKDIFGASDPYVRIDLNTINGDINIDSVLTKTKKKTLNPSWNEEFIFRVKPSEHKLVFQVFDENRLTRDDFLGMVELTLVNLPTEQEGRTIGSQSYTLRPRRSVGAKSRIKGTLDIYHAFIREAREQTEPSSNNSDGEWEHVEATNSEEASSQPHAFQTGGNDALPAGWEERQDANGRTYYVNHTARTTQWERPSVLNTNNVQNIDQLASDFQRRFHISVDETEGGRTAPPVGEEEALPPRWSMQVAPNGRTFFIDHEARRTTWIDPRNGRASPMPNQTRRVEDDLGPLPEGWEERVHTDGRVFYIDHNTRTTQWEDPRLSNPNIAGQAVPYSRDYKQKYEYFKSHIRKPTNVPNKFEIRIRRTSILEDSYRIISSVTKTDLLKTKLWVEFEGETGLDYGGLAREWFYLLSKEMFNPYYGLFEYSAMDNYTLQINNGSGLCNEEHLSYFKFIGRIAGMAVYHGKLLDAFFIRPFYKMMLQKPIDLKDMESVDTEYYNSLMWIKENDPRTLELTFCLDEDVFGQKSQHELKSGGANIEVTNENKDEYIKLVIEWRFVARVKDQMMAFLDGFGSIIPLNLIKIFDEHELELLMCGIQNIDVRDWRENTLYKGDYHMNHIIIQWFWRAVLSFSNEMRSRLLQFVTGTSRVPMNGFKELYGSNGPQMFTIEKWGSPNNYPRAHTCFNRLDLPPYEGYLQLKDKLIKAIEGSQGFSGVD
- the LOC108599679 gene encoding E3 ubiquitin-protein ligase Nedd-4 isoform X1 codes for the protein MSARTNSEVLASSSTSDGPRPPPRRRAASVVGQHQQSLDYSNGHAPRRSLAAVNDSGESSHLRIVVLGGKSLAKKDIFGASDPYVRIDLNTINGDINIDSVLTKTKKKTLNPSWNEEFIFRVKPSEHKLVFQVFDENRLTRDDFLGMVELTLVNLPTEQEGRTIGSQSYTLRPRRSVGAKSRIKGTLDIYHAFIREAREQTEPSSNNSDGEWEHVEATNSEEASSQPHAFQTGGNDALPAGWEERQDANGRTYYVNHTARTTQWERPSVLNTNNVQNIDQLASDFQRRFHISVDETEGGRTANDEPDHTDSQNPSENSVPSTRRNSEEDNAAMPTDQPPVGEEEALPPRWSMQVAPNGRTFFIDHEARRTTWIDPRNGRASPMPNQTRRVEDDLGPLPEGWEERVHTDGRVFYIDHNTRTTQWEDPRLSNPNIAGQAVPYSRDYKQKYEYFKSHIRKPTNVPNKFEIRIRRTSILEDSYRIISSVTKTDLLKTKLWVEFEGETGLDYGGLAREWFYLLSKEMFNPYYGLFEYSAMDNYTLQINNGSGLCNEEHLSYFKFIGRIAGMAVYHGKLLDAFFIRPFYKMMLQKPIDLKDMESVDTEYYNSLMWIKENDPRTLELTFCLDEDVFGQKSQHELKSGGANIEVTNENKDEYIKLVIEWRFVARVKDQMMAFLDGFGSIIPLNLIKIFDEHELELLMCGIQNIDVRDWRENTLYKGDYHMNHIIIQWFWRAVLSFSNEMRSRLLQFVTGTSRVPMNGFKELYGSNGPQMFTIEKWGSPNNYPRAHTCFNRLDLPPYEGYLQLKDKLIKAIEGSQGFSGVD
- the LOC108599679 gene encoding E3 ubiquitin-protein ligase Nedd-4 isoform X2; its protein translation is MAESTTTTEDGQVHGYNNSDNDSGESSHLRIVVLGGKSLAKKDIFGASDPYVRIDLNTINGDINIDSVLTKTKKKTLNPSWNEEFIFRVKPSEHKLVFQVFDENRLTRDDFLGMVELTLVNLPTEQEGRTIGSQSYTLRPRRSVGAKSRIKGTLDIYHAFIREAREQTEPSSNNSDGEWEHVEATNSEEASSQPHAFQTGGNDALPAGWEERQDANGRTYYVNHTARTTQWERPSVLNTNNVQNIDQLASDFQRRFHISVDETEGGRTANDEPDHTDSQNPSENSVPSTRRNSEEDNAAMPTDQPPVGEEEALPPRWSMQVAPNGRTFFIDHEARRTTWIDPRNGRASPMPNQTRRVEDDLGPLPEGWEERVHTDGRVFYIDHNTRTTQWEDPRLSNPNIAGQAVPYSRDYKQKYEYFKSHIRKPTNVPNKFEIRIRRTSILEDSYRIISSVTKTDLLKTKLWVEFEGETGLDYGGLAREWFYLLSKEMFNPYYGLFEYSAMDNYTLQINNGSGLCNEEHLSYFKFIGRIAGMAVYHGKLLDAFFIRPFYKMMLQKPIDLKDMESVDTEYYNSLMWIKENDPRTLELTFCLDEDVFGQKSQHELKSGGANIEVTNENKDEYIKLVIEWRFVARVKDQMMAFLDGFGSIIPLNLIKIFDEHELELLMCGIQNIDVRDWRENTLYKGDYHMNHIIIQWFWRAVLSFSNEMRSRLLQFVTGTSRVPMNGFKELYGSNGPQMFTIEKWGSPNNYPRAHTCFNRLDLPPYEGYLQLKDKLIKAIEGSQGFSGVD